One Myotis daubentonii chromosome 3, mMyoDau2.1, whole genome shotgun sequence genomic window carries:
- the P2RY13 gene encoding P2Y purinoceptor 13 — MNATVTKGFNGSEQCPRDTRTAQLVFPAIYTIVFLTSISLNTLALWVFIHIPSSSTFIVYLKSTLVADLVMTLMLPFKILSDSHLGPWQLRAFVCRFSAVIFYETMYVGIVLLGLIAFDRFLKIIRPFGKFFVQKPTFAKTVSTCVWFLLFLISLPNMILSNQKMTPTTVKKCASLKSPLGLKWHQAVNYISQFIFWTVFALMLLFYVVIAKKVYDSYRKSKSKDSKNNKKLEGKVFVVVAVFFLCFAPFHFARVPYTQSQTNSKTNCRLQHQLFIAKETTLLLAATNICMDPLIYIFLCKNFTRRLLCMRGRKTTASAQDNHTSQTDNITLN, encoded by the coding sequence ATGAACGCCACGGTGACGAAGGGCTTCAATGGGTCTGAGCAGTGCCCCAGGGACACGCGGACAGCACAGCTGGTGTTCCCAGCCATTTACACCATTGTTTTCCTCACCAGTATCTCGCTGAACACTCTGGCCCTGTGGGTGTTCATTCACATTCCCAGCTCCTCCACCTTCATCGTTTACCTCAAAAGTACTCTGGTGGCCGACTTGGTAATGACACTCATGCTTCCATTTAAAATCCTCTCCGACtcacacctgggaccctggcaACTCAGAGCCTTCGTGTGCCGCTTCTCCGCCGTCATCTTCTATGAGACCATGTACGTGGGCATCGTTCTGCTGGGCCTCATCGCCTTTGATAGATTCCTCAAGATCATCAGGCCTTTTGGAAAATTCTTTGTACAAAAACCCACTTTTGCAAAAACAGTCTCAACCTGTGTCTGGTTCCTTTTGTTCCTCATCTCTCTGCCAAACATGATCTTAAGCAACCAGAAGATGACACCGACAACTGTGAAAAAGTGTGCCTCCTTAAAGAGCCCTCTGGGGTTGAAGTGGCACCAAGCGGTGAATTACATATCCCAGTTCATTTTCTGGACGGTTTTTGCCTTAATGCTTCTGTTTTATGTGGTGATTGCAAAAAAAGTATATGATTCTTACAGAAAGTCGAAAAGTAAGGACAGCAAAAACAACAAGAAGCTGGAAGGTAAAGTGTTTGTTGTTGTGGCTGTCTTCTTTCTGTGTTTTGCTCCATTTCATTTTGCCAGAGTTCCATATACTCAGAGTCAAACCAACAGCAAGACTAACTGTAGATTGCAACATCAACTGTTTATCGCTAAAGAAACAACTCTCTTGTTGGCTGCAACAAACATCTGTATGGATcccttaatatatatttttttatgtaaaaatttcaCAAGAAGGTTATTATGCATGAGAGGAAGAAAGACTACAGCATCAGCCCAAGACAATCATACCAGCCAGACAGACAATATAACCCTAAACTGA